A stretch of Carya illinoinensis cultivar Pawnee chromosome 14, C.illinoinensisPawnee_v1, whole genome shotgun sequence DNA encodes these proteins:
- the LOC122293349 gene encoding proliferating cell nuclear antigen produces the protein MLELRLVQGSLLKKVMEAIKDLVNDANFDCSATGFSLQAMDSSHVALVSLLLRSEGFEHYRCDRNISMGMNLNNMSKMLKCAGNDDIITIKADDGSDTVTFMFESPTQDKISDFEMKLMDIDSEHLGIPEAEYHAIVRMPSAEFARICKDLSSIGDTVVISVTKEGVKFSTRGDIGTANIVCRQNTTVDKPEEATIIEMNEPVSLTFALRYMNSFTKATPLSSMVTISLSSELPVVVEYKIAEMGYIRFYLAPKIEEEEDETRPQA, from the exons ATGCTCGAACTCCGGCTAGTCCAGGGTTCGCTCCTGAAGAAAGTTATGGAGGCCATCAAGGACCTGGTGAATGATGCCAACTTCGACTGCTCTGCTACCGGGTTCTCGCTCCAGGCCATGGACTCGAGCCACGTCGCGCTGGTGTCTCTGCTCCTTAGATCCGAGGGCTTCGAGCACTACCGCTGCGACCGCAACATCTCCATGGGCATGAACCTCAACAACATGTCCAAGATGCTCAAGTGCGCTGGCAACGATGACATCATCACCATCAAGGCCGACGATGGCAGCGACACCGTCACCTTCATGTTTGAGAGCCCTA CTCAAGACAAAATTTCTGATTTTGAAATGAAACTGATGGACATCGATAGTGAGCACCTTGGAATTCCAGAGGCAGAATACCATGCTATTGTTAGAATGCCTTCGGCTGAGTTTGCTAGGATTTGCAAAGATCTCAGCAGCATTGGTGATACTG TTGTCATCTCTGTGACTAAGGAAGGTGTGAAGTTCTCTACAAGAGGTGATATTGGAACTGCAAATATTGTTTGCAGGCAAAACACCACAGTAGACAAG CCAGAAGAAGCAACGATCATTGAGATGAATGAGCCAGTATCCCTGACGTTTGCGCTGAGATACATGAATTCCTTCACAAAGGCGACACCTTTATCGAGCATGGTTACAATTAGCTTGTCTTCAGAGCTGCCTGTCGTGGTTGAATACAAGATTGCAGAGATGGGTTATATTAGGTTCTACTTGGCTCCTAAGATAGAAGAGGAGGAAGACGAGACGAGGCCTCAAGCTTAG